A window of Punica granatum isolate Tunisia-2019 chromosome 8, ASM765513v2, whole genome shotgun sequence genomic DNA:
CTCGCCTGTCGACTTAGAGGTCGCATGTTTGATACCTAGTGGGACTATCCGtgcccatttattagttatttatgatttatctttcattgtactaggtcTTGACCTTCCTTTGTAATCGAAGAAAAGAACAATAATCTATGAGGTTAGCTTTCTTTCGAGATCCCTTTTGACCATCGCAGATCCAAGAATTTATACAccacaatatttttttttcgttaattacctaaaaaaacacgacatttgcattttttcttAAGTATATAGCATgacatttaaaaaatagcatagAAAGACACgacttttgtattttttcctaaatataacacGACCTTTATCGAGTAGCATAGAAAGACACgaatttcacatttttttttctaaatatagcatgacttttaaaaaatagtacaGAAAGACACAACCTTCAAGTATGATCTTCTTTTTTAACGGGCTAGAAGCGCAGCTAAGCCTATATGTCGTGTCTTTCTGTGCTATTTTTTAATGTTGTgctatattttgaaaaaagtaCAAAGGTCATATCTGAATGTGCTACTCTTCAAAGGTCGTGTtctatttaagaaaaaatacaaaggTTGTGCCTTTTtgtgctattttttaaagattgtgttatatttagaaaaaaaatataaaggtagtgcttttttaggtaattaactCTTTTTTTCTCCTAACCTTCATGTGTGATATGATCTAAGTGATTGCTGTGAAACTTCACTCATCCTATGGCAATATGATTAATTTGTACTTTCATTTTGAGATGCCTTTAAGTAGATAGAATGCTTGTAGAAGAGGTAAGTACTATCGTCGACCTATACCATGGATGTAGTACTAGAATGAAATAGTGTGACATTTTTCGCGAAATTTGTGCAAAACTTGACAGATAAAAAGCAGAATCAATTTTTATGTGACTTGCAAGGGGATTGTCCGAAGAGTTGAACAACTCCATGTTTGAAAGACCGAGTTGCTTCATCATGATCCCCATAGTGAGTGCGATTGTCTCGTCTAACTCCAAACTGATAATATCACCCAATGCACGGTCTAGTGTACGATCTCCAATAGCAACCTTAACCTTCTTTCTGCAAACAAGTTGTGCATGCGTTTAACAAAGCGGGAAGTGGGATTGAATTCCCAAATCGGCCCTGGGATGCACAGTTTTGTTATGTGAGCAACAAATAACTTGAAGCCAACCCCGTGATTTGATGCCATACGCTTTGGAGTAAATCGAGACGGTCCCATAAACGTGACAAATTGCTTGGAGGCTTAACATGATAGTCCAAATAACTAACGAAATGTGTAATGACAGACACCCTTCTTGGAAAATTGAATTGCACTTGAACAATTATTTATGTTAAGCCTTTTATCTGGGGAAAGAATCACATGAGGATCTTCGACTGAAATATTATAGGGATTCTCTGCCATTATAAGTATTCTTACCCAAAATAGGAATGTCCCATGATGCTGATCTTTTTAAATCTTTCCTCCATAACCAAAAATTTAGCGAGACCAAGCAAGCAATCCCTCCATTAGTGTCTAACTCAAGTGCATTCTACAGCTTAGATTGCTTCTTCTCCCTCCTTTTCTTGCGCTATGAAACATAGAGGCTGCTCTGTTTCTTGACTTCCCCTGCAGAAAGTAATTGCACGTAAGTTATTGAAAGCCAATCAAATCTTGACTAGGTTCCTGTTTCAGTGCGCTGACAAGTTGGTTGATTTCCACTTCAGGAATTAAGGCGGAGGCGAAAATGGATGACACAAGTGCCCAGTTTCCAGTGGGGATGCGGGTTCTTGCAGTTGATGACAATGCCACTTGCCTCAAGCTCTTGGAGACTCTGCTTCAGAAGTGTGGATATGATGGTTTGCTTTGCCTCGTAACTCTGTTGCCTTTATGGGCGCTGTCCATCTGTGGTTGGAAAGCTTCTTTGGGTCTGCTCTGGTTGATGGGTGTCATAAGAAAATTACGAGCCTGTCGAATTGCACTTATAATGAAAATGGAAGAGAATATCTGTGCTTGGATGATCCAAACTGGTCATCCTTTTTGTTGTTATATATAGCTTAGAATGGAAGGGAATTCATATTTGATATCGAAAGTAATATTATGCTGTTTGATTTGGATTGTCTTGTGGATTAAGTAATTTATGTACTGTGACTCGAGCAGATTCTTTTGATCCTTTATATGATCGATTCTTTCCAAGCGACTAGTCTCAAGTACTCAGATTGCTGTTGTCTAATTGATTTACTGCAAGGGGATTTTCTTTACAGATTTTCATctgatatattattttcacaaCTAGCCAGTGAAATTTCCTCGTGCCTTTGACCTTTTTGTTAGCTTCCTCAACCTGAAATCCACTAGTTCATGGAAGTTCAAGTCCATATGTCGATGTTTTTGCTGCTATCTTCTATTTTTCCTCAAGAATCCTTGGGTTTTGCAGTGACCACTACTAGCAAAGCAGTCACGGCACTAAAGCTCTTACGAGAAAAGGATAGCGAGTTCAACCTCGTCATAAGCGATGTCCACAATATGCCCGATATGGATGGCTTGAAGCTGCTCGAATTTGTGGGACTCGAATTGGACTTACCCGTCATCAGTAAGTGCCATGGCACCggtttcttcacttttccttaTAGAATTATGGGATATGTTAAAATGCTGAAATCTTGTGTCTTTGTTGAAATCTTTGCAGTGCTTTCAGCGGATGATGACCACGATGTGGTAATGAAGGGCATCACCCACGGGGCTTGTGATTATTTGGTGAAACCGGTTCGGTTGGAGGAGGTTAAGAATATCTATCAACATGTGCTCCGGAGAAAGAAACTCAACCAAGAGAACCTGAAGAAGTCACAAACTGATCATATTACTGAGCCTTCATGTGGGAAAGTCAGGAGAAAGAGGAAAGACGAGAATGAGATGCGTGATGATAACGTGCAGAAACAGGATGTGGATCCTTCAAGAACCAGAAAGAGGACTCGGCTTAATTGGTCTCAGGAGCTTCACTTTAAGTTCATTAAAGCTATTGATCATTTGGGGATTGAGAGTAGGTCTTCAACCTAAAACTAATTCGGGTTAATCCTATTAGTTATTCCTTACTGTGAAATTGCCAGTTTTGGAGTATACTTTAACGGTTCAAATGTAAAAATCACTTATGCATTCACGTTCAGTATTAGTCACACTGATCCATCACGTTCAGTATTTCGCAGGAATCTTTTCTAGTAGTAGTTTGTTAAATTATTTTCCCAAATTTATCTTCTGTCCTTGCCATGCTATCAATGCAGAGGCCGTGCCGAAGAACATTCTGGAGCTGATGAATGATGAGAACATAACTCGAGAGCACGTTGCGAGCCATTTGCAGGCAAGAAATCTCTCTTTTACAAGTAAACGCACAAGTaaatttgtttcttttcaGGGAAGAAAACATCATATGAAGTGTGACCTAATCCATTGCTTTTCTCTGTCATAACTTCCCTAGAAATCAAGCAAACGAACATTAGATACGTcttaacttttaaaaatgaagCCAAATCCATTTTCCTTCAACTTTTCCAAAAATCGAACACAACTTTCGAgcttttattgaaaaataccCATTTTAAAATGCAATCAGGCATCTTTTACCTTTCATTTATCTGCGTTTCCTGAAGAAACGGAAAATGAAATCGGTCATAGTTTTCCAAAACAAGAGAGATAATGGTTCTGACATGTCCCACTCTATTCTGCAGAAATATAGGCTCTCTCTGAAAAAGGCTAGAAATTTGGCAAATGAAAAAGTGAAGGCGGCTCTCCAAGCTTCTGCCAATTCTTCTTACGCCCAAACAGGGTTGCTCAGCGGGACTGGGACGGCACATCTTCAAAGTTTGGGAGGACCTCGGAATCTCCGAGGCGTAGCTCTTAGGCCCTTCACATCCAGTTCTGTTCTTGCCCAATCTAATAACAACCAAATAAGTTATGCGCAAGGCCTGAACAACCCAATGTTCGGTCAGGGAGTCCACAACTCAGCTAATTTCTCGATCCCTTACAGGCCGCATGATCTAGGGACTAGCTTTGGAGGGTTGTATTTCCAGCCCTGCATTACAAGAAATCAAGCTTGGTCCTGTCAATCACCCATCCGTGGTGTTTGTAATGAAGTTTGGTCTTCTGCTGCTCAGCTGACTCAGAACCTTCCAAATCCGTTCCCTCTGATCGACTTCTCAAACCAGGCTTCTTCATCCGTCCTCTACAATTTGCAGGAGGACTCATTGACCTTTCCATTGCCAGCAGGCGGTGATTTACGAAAAACACATTGCCAAGCAACCCAGACCAACAAGATTTCACAAGGGACCCTGGATTTTATCGAACAACCGCGCGCCGAATTCCTTTTACTGCCCCCGCCGGAGACAGATGAAGTTCAAAGATCAGTAAGCGAGTCAGATACGGAGCCAAAAGAACATGTCAATTACCTAGAGAAGCTCCAGGAAACCAATTTCCTTGCATCCAAGTCACCGAGCCATGGTTCTCTCGAAGATCTCGTTAACTCGATTCTGAAATCAGTAAGAAAATATAACCTTTACCAAGTCAATGTCTAAATACTATTGAAGATATAACCTTTCCTTCTTTTCAGTGATACAGGAACAGGAGACAACGCAAAGCGGCTTGACACGGAATTCGGGTTTGAAAAGTATCCTGACTCCTGCAGTTGACACATGAATATTGCGTAGAGAAGAATGATTTGATCTAATCGTCAATACTTCTGctctaataaaattatgattctGTCTTTCGTTGGCTGGATCATTTTTGGGTTATGTTTCGAAATTTAAGGCTTCAGTTCTCATAATTCAGTACAGCCGGTGCTTCCGGTCAACTGATAAGATGCTGGGAAGTTCTTTTGGAAATTCTCTGCAATGCTGTCAATAATAACTTTTGTTAACTAGCTTGCTTTTGATGAAACAACTTGTTTAGGAGAAATGCATTCTAAATTCAAGAGCGAATCTTTACGGGTTTCACATTTTGTCAGTTAAATCAATGCCATAAGTTACAGTACAGAAAAAGTACCAAACATCCCATATACTAATTACTTTCGGAACACACATCAGTTAGCAATCAGAGATAGGTCCCAGCTCCAAGCAACTCGGTCACATGTACGTAAGTTCATGCTTGTATTCATCCCTCGATGGTTTATTCCTCGGAATGTATCAATCTACAATTGCTCTTTGTTCTTTAATTTTACTGTTTCTGCAGCAAACTCACTTACACGCCCACAAAAGgatagagagatagagagagaggtgaAGGAAGAGAGGAAACGTATAGTCACCCTCTGCAAAACAGAGTTTTGAGTACAAGGAACAAACATAAAAGGAGAGACAGGACAGAAACTGCGCTAAAGTATAATTCTGCACACCTGTCCTACAAACCTTAAAAATAGCTACTAAAAGTAACAGTAAAAGATAGTGCAACCTAATGACTTAAATGCAGATAAACACAACTGCTTAATAAAGCAGAACgataaagataaaattaaCACAGCAGCTTCTGAGACATATCAGCATCTAACACCAACACTCTTTCTGCTTCTAAACATTTCTATGACTCCAGAGTCGTTAAGTAGCTCGAGAAAGCATCTACGATATGCGGAAACAACCCAATTCTAATGTCGATCCCCTTATTGTCTCTAGGATTTTGCATCAAACAAGCAACTTGTTGTACCGGAGGGACAAGGGGAGAGACATAAACTGCCTCCTCACCGAGAAAATCGACTCTGTGGAAGGGCATTCTCGTCCAGTCAGACACAATTGTTAGTTCTTTCAAAGGGGGCAGACTATTATTTTCTTGTGAACCTTGGAGTGCTTGAATGTATGCCTTCACGTATTCCTCATTCACTGAGTTTTTGGCTGCCCTTATCTTCCTGGCTATGCCTTCATAGCTCGACTGTTCCAATTCTTTGCATGTTAACATGACGGATGCTAGCACGTAAGCATTGCCAGTGAAGCCCCTGGAAAGCGGCAGAGACATTTTGTTCCTCACATCAACGGGGAATTGGAGGCACGCCATTGTCTCCTTCTTTATTCCTAAAGCCTTGGTCCTTGCCTGAAAATTTTGACATTAGCAAATGATCAACATAAACAAAAGGGTATATGCATATAGGAAATTTCAGATGATCAGCGACAATAAATTGATGAAATATCCGACAAATTTACTATgtaattgcataaaagaatcCCACCTTCCATATGTGAGCTGCAACCACCTCAAATGATGAACATGAgaagctttctttcttctcacTAATGCATCTCTTCTTCAAGCTTTCTAAGGCCTCTCCACTCAAATGAAATGTCTTGTGAACGAATCTCATACACCCCGTGCTCGACAGActaccattcgggtctgtggCCGTGCTCATGATCAACTGATATAGATGATCTATGGCTGTAGCCCTGGTTGTTGCTTGGTTAGGACTCTTCTTACCTGAGGCAGGATTGTCCCTTTGGGCTTGCGAGGTAAAGAATAACAACTTTCCTCGGTCATGGACTGGCAAAGGGACTTCTAtacctttcttttcttttgaaacAGCCGAATTGGAAGACCATGCGCTAAGAAAATTGTAAGCTGCTGGTCCATCGAATAATGAGTGGCTTATTCCAATTCCTATGGAGAAGCCTCCACATCCAAATCGAGTCACCTGCATACACTTAAATTCATTTTGATATCAAACCTCCattacttttaatgtttaagGTGATTCCACTTTAATGAAGTGTATTATTTATCTTGAAGTCGACCGATGTGCAAAACCCAGATAATGTACTCACCTGAACAACGACAAGAGGCATTCCCGAGAAGTCCTCATCAGCTAACGGAGGCTTGTACACCAAGTTCTCGAAGAACTCAGTATACTCTGAGAGCTCTCCAAGCTCTTTGATCTTCACTCTTGTAGAAGCCTCAACCATTACTGCACCTTCATTGTTGCACCGTATGTTGAGCTTGTTTCCGTCTTTCGGGTCCCTCCTGAGCCTACCAGCGGACGGGTACCAGGCGTTTAGCGTCTCCTCCAACCCACTCTTCAGGCCATCAAACACGTGACCGAGTGACGACCTTCGGGGACTTGTATAGAAGAAGACCAGGTACATGAGTGCTGGGCACTGCCGGTCTAGGTTGGAGAGCTCGAGGAGCTTACTAGGAGGTTGTATGGTAGGTTTCGGGTGTACAGAGACTGTCCTCGCAATCGAAACAGTGTTCGGCATAGGGTTCCCGTGTTGGGTAGCCATGAGAATGGAGCTTGCCAATTGTTGCCCTCTTGTGTGTTTTGGTCTCTCTAATTGTGAGGGAAAGGAGGGAAGTGcttgtgaatatatataaagggaAGAGGTGGTTAATTAGATTAATCCTAGAATCCACTAATTAGTCTTTCTTTTATGTACAAAACATAGGGctgaaataataatgattaaggtTCAACTTGTCGGAGGCAAATGCGTATGTGAGGAGACACGAACTTGAGGTTTGATAcatgaaaatacttttaacaCGCTAACGTGAAAGTTTAATAATCTCTTCAATTGAAGGTATAATTTACTATTTATTTCtcaaaatatatgaatttctTCTCCTTTAACTTCACCTAGATAGTAGAAGGccatgacatatatatatatatatagttcttTACCCTCGTTATGTTGTGAAATTAAATAACATAAAGATATATAcaaaaaatcttaataacaACGCGAGATCAGACATTTGTACCAGGTCAAAACAATATACCATAACATGCAACTGATATTCATTGGTTTTATGCTCATAGCATAACTAGTGCCCCGTGACATGTGACAATGGTTAGCTAGGTAGGTAAATTAAGTTGAAAATTTATGAAAGATATAACATTTGCAGTCGCATTATCCATTAATTTAATCGGCGATTGCTTTTGCATGGCACTGTCTATCAAGAGAAAGGAAGTTGCATTTATATTATAGAATTATTTTAGCCGCCGAATGAGTGATCTGGATCGCACTGGTTCCATAGACATTGAGATCGCCTACTCAAGCTCCTTGTCATGTCgtatatcaaaataaaatgcagattaattaaaataaaaaaacaatgaTTGGGCCTAAAAGAACATAGCCCCTTGGGCCCACATGTCGGCCTCGTGGGCCCATTTTACTGACATTTCGTCCTGAACTCAGGGGATAGGTCAACCGTTTTCTGCCATATAATTCCAAAATTATCACGCACATTCTCGTTTCACCGAATCAAGAAAAACTACTCACTTTTTACATACATCTTTGTTCTCTTCTGTACGTAGACACTTCCAAGAATGATGAAATTCAATAGTAACTAGATACAAGAAAAACGTACGTAGTGTGCGGGCGtagaagaaaataatgaagtGTAATTTGTTTGATATTCATGAACAACTTGTTTAAATTATCGAAAGATGCTAGCAAAAATATTCTATTCTATACGAATGAAATTGGAAcataaaaaggggaaaaaaaaaaaaaaacaactccCTCCAAACAGTCTTAGCTTTGAACCTCTAATCTGGGTCTCCCGTGGCGTTCTATGCACTAGCCATGTTAATTATTTCaagaaaatgtatatatatttttataacgAGGGTGTTCAACTTTCGTTCGACTAATCTCTCGGTCCGCGCTGCAAGTCCACGGGACAAGTAAGTCTGGCCACAAACTGCAATAAAATGGATTCACTAcgataattttctaattttattccATATGAATTCAAAGaaagtttcattttttaaatgaagTTACATAAagtattttttacttattattattattattttgtatttaataTTAGTTACTCAAGAGTTGTCTAATGAATCCCGCAATTCCGGATCACGGGATGAGTAGATGTTAGaaatgattaattattttccttttctatcccccttctctctttttgttAATACCGTTTATAACGATTGATGAGTTAACGACTGCCACATGACTTGAACTTAGGACTTCCCAATGGGAGTCATACCTTTAACAACCAACTGGCCAACTCTATTGGATTCAATAGCGAGTGTGAGAAAGGAacatttcaagaaaatatttaatatatattcttttgtaAATCAAGGAAAATTTTCAGTCTACAAAAAAGTTTAATGTTTATTTACAAGTTTTAGTATAATAATTAAGTGTCATGGTTTAGctaaatagtaaaaaaaattaaatttaaaaaattgaagattatTAAAATGGAAATAGCATGTTTCCCTCTTTAGCTTTTATATAATGTTCTTGATAATTGCTtatgattgattgattatCTAATTtgtcttattttatttttttgagaaatattttaaattttatttaccaCTTTTTTGCCACCCaaagattatatattattaatattatattgtaaTTCATTTccaaactctctctctctctctctctctctctaagtTCTATAATGATTGATTAGTTCATATTTCAGTATCCTCTCCTCCTTGTCTTTTGGTGCTGAAATGTGGTTGAAAATTTTCCATTCCTagatctttttctttttcaccttttccttttccggAAAGACGATGATAAGAAATGAAGGTTTTAGAAGAAAATTACGTAACTTGCGCatgacataaaaaataaaatttattagaaGATAAATGATAAATAGGTGCCGATCTGAAGTTAATTCATATGAAGTACGAAGGCAAAGGGAGCTTTCTATTGGTTCCTGGACAACAAGAATGATATTAATTgagttaattatataattagaaaacGATGAATAAGAACTAATATTCGTACATAGTACGAGGGAGTTGGGACATGGCAGGAATTTGCGCATTTTGATGTCTTTTAGGaaagaaacagaaaattaAACCAATAGATATTAATGAGAATGTGAATAGACGgattttaagtaattaattaatgaccATATCAAACTGACCTATCATGCAGAACAAACCAACCAGTAAGGACGTGTCTTGTCTTTCCATTATTTTGGAACAGTTGTTTGGACCAAGCCAGAAggatttttttggataagaatCCAAAAGGATTAATTCTCGAACTCGCGCGGTTAGTAATATCAAGTTAAAGAGCAGCGCCAGTATATAAATTGATTACATGATTAGCATTTTTGCATTGAATGACATCTCTATATCTAACATGATTCCATGGGCATCAAAAGTAAAAACATGATCGATTGAATTATGATGGATCATATTTTTTGTTAAGGTTTTACATGCTTTAATGTGTCTCAGATAAAACTTAACATGAATAAATCTGGATTGAACTATGTTTTGACAGCAAATTTCGCAGGTGCAAActgaattaattttcaatccggaattaaaaaaaatatattatcctTTGGAACTTATGTTACAACCGTATTACACCATTGAACTCACATTTTTTAATCCAAGAGCAAAGCTAAATGTGCCTTTAAACGCAAATTCTCCTAATAACAAGTGATATGATTTGTTGGGAATAACACTAATATGTGACAATGGTTAGCTTGTACTTAAATGGTTGGCTTTGGGAATCTGAGCTCCCGAAGAGCCAGTAATATAGCTCGTCTAGCCGGCCAATCTGCACAACCATTACCTTGTACTTAAATGTGAGCTATCTCCACTTCCCAGTACGTAAGGATGAATGATTGAAGTGATGAAAAAGCAAATTTGTCACATCCCATGAAGAAGACAAGCTCTCAAATATGCAAAGGCCCACTTTCTGACGTAGGCCCACATGTATGACTGGGCTTCTtactttttaagaaaaaaacaggTTGTCATGTTCCTTTTTCCTTCtgatttttcctttccttttccccaatcagaaaagaaaacaagaaaaaccAGTGAGTGAATGAATATAATTAAGTAGGGGCTGGGGAAGGGAAGAGTAGAGGGGAAAGAGCATGCGTGAGTTTGAAGCTCAGAAAGGTGTCCCTTTGCTGTCCCCACTTTCCCAGCATTTGCCTCATTTTCGGGCCTCACAAAATTTTCGGCAAAATATATGATCGAGCTGAGTATATAGTCCACAAcactaaattatttatatatatatatatatatatattgtacttgattttttttttgttagaaaTTGCTTGTACCAGTTTGATGTGTAACAACAATAACCATGttctaatattttctcaattttcccAAAACAACTCCTTCTGATGCTTCTaatgttttattaattatcaaGTTGTGTTCTTGTATGTATGATGACTATCCGGTGGAATCGCGATTAAGCACTAATATATCACGTATCGGAAACCACGAAAGGAAAAGTGAAGGAAAATTTTGTCTAGTGAGCTAGCTATCCTAAAAATGAATCACTAAGACCTTATTGATTTCAACGTCATTTCAAACTGCATAGTGATACCATATATGTACACAAAGACTCAACAATGATTGACATCAAATCATAAccttttaatttgaaaaataaaaattcgtaCACCGTTGTTTCGAGGATACGAAAGGACATAGATAATCCTTTGCATAGTGTTAGACCATTGAATCGAGAGGACATGAACTAATGTTATAATATACTCGGAGAAATGCATGCATGATGGTCTCTTAAATTAAAGGGATAGGAATAGGAATAGGAATAGGAATAGGATAGGATCAGAGCAACAGACAGAGCAACGAATCTCCTTTTTGTTAAAACAGTGGAGTTTCTTTAGTTTCATGCATGCCTTGTCTTTCACTTCCATTCAACTCGAAAAGTGACTAACCACGGCCGTTCCATTCACAGAAATTAAAGCAAGATTAAAGGAATGCCTACCCTCCCCCCTATGGATTTCGTTATTGGCTGACGACTGATATTTCtggaatatataaatttttctatTACACATTTTCGATGAAACGGGGTATCCCTGCTCCAGCGTTGGTTGGCTTCATCCTGACTATGACACGCTTCTAGTTCGTTTGGAAGCCTCGAACTACAACTAATATATCTCTAGTGATAGTGCAGTTTGTCAATTGTATCGTATCATGTGGTTACTCAGAGATAACACTTTGAAGGCCGGAGACTATCATTGAGTTTTTAGACTATTCTACAGTTGTAGGGGGACACCTCAACAATTTTACTGACAGGA
This region includes:
- the LOC116188688 gene encoding two-component response regulator ARR10-like; translated protein: MDDTSAQFPVGMRVLAVDDNATCLKLLETLLQKCGYDGLLCLVTLLPLWALSICGWKASLVTTTSKAVTALKLLREKDSEFNLVISDVHNMPDMDGLKLLEFVGLELDLPVIMLSADDDHDVVMKGITHGACDYLVKPVRLEEVKNIYQHVLRRKKLNQENLKKSQTDHITEPSCGKVRRKRKDENEMRDDNVQKQDVDPSRTRKRTRLNWSQELHFKFIKAIDHLGIEKAVPKNILELMNDENITREHVASHLQKYRLSLKKARNLANEKVKAALQASANSSYAQTGLLSGTGTAHLQSLGGPRNLRGVALRPFTSSSVLAQSNNNQISYAQGLNNPMFGQGVHNSANFSIPYRPHDLGTSFGGLYFQPCITRNQAWSCQSPIRGVCNEVWSSAAQLTQNLPNPFPLIDFSNQASSSVLYNLQEDSLTFPLPAGGDLRKTHCQATQTNKISQGTLDFIEQPRAEFLLLPPPETDEVQRSVSESDTEPKEHVNYLEKLQETNFLASKSPSHGSLEDLVNSILKS
- the LOC116187094 gene encoding brassinosteroid-related acyltransferase 1 isoform X2, producing the protein MATQHGNPMPNTVSIARTVSVHPKPTIQPPSKLLELSNLDRQCPALMYLVFFYTSPRRSSLGHVFDGLKSGLEETLNAWYPSAGRLRRDPKDGNKLNIRCNNEGAVMVEASTRVKIKELGELSEYTEFFENLVYKPPLADEDFSGMPLVVVQVTRFGCGGFSIGIGISHSLFDGPAAYNFLSAWSSNSAVSKEKKGIEVPLPVHDRGKLLFFTSQAQRDNPASGKKSPNQATTRATAIDHLYQLIMSTATDPNGSLSSTGCMRFVHKTFHLSGEALESLKKRCISEKKESFSCSSFEVVAAHIWKARTKALGIKKETMACLQFPVDVRNKMSLPLSRGFTGNAYVLASVMLTCKELEQSSYEGIARKIRAAKNSVNEEYVKAYIQALQGSQENNSLPPLKELTIVSDWTRMPFHRVDFLGEEAVYVSPLVPPVQQVACLMQNPRDNKGIDIRIGLFPHIVDAFSSYLTTLES
- the LOC116187094 gene encoding brassinosteroid-related acyltransferase 1 isoform X1 gives rise to the protein MATQHGNPMPNTVSIARTVSVHPKPTIQPPSKLLELSNLDRQCPALMYLVFFYTSPRRSSLGHVFDGLKSGLEETLNAWYPSAGRLRRDPKDGNKLNIRCNNEGAVMVEASTRVKIKELGELSEYTEFFENLVYKPPLADEDFSGMPLVVVQCMQVTRFGCGGFSIGIGISHSLFDGPAAYNFLSAWSSNSAVSKEKKGIEVPLPVHDRGKLLFFTSQAQRDNPASGKKSPNQATTRATAIDHLYQLIMSTATDPNGSLSSTGCMRFVHKTFHLSGEALESLKKRCISEKKESFSCSSFEVVAAHIWKARTKALGIKKETMACLQFPVDVRNKMSLPLSRGFTGNAYVLASVMLTCKELEQSSYEGIARKIRAAKNSVNEEYVKAYIQALQGSQENNSLPPLKELTIVSDWTRMPFHRVDFLGEEAVYVSPLVPPVQQVACLMQNPRDNKGIDIRIGLFPHIVDAFSSYLTTLES